One segment of Schistocerca nitens isolate TAMUIC-IGC-003100 chromosome 3, iqSchNite1.1, whole genome shotgun sequence DNA contains the following:
- the LOC126249286 gene encoding uncharacterized protein LOC126249286: protein MAQFALCLTLLAALSIIHILMEATSEEIPKLETSDDDNSNNIIQLFMYPKIPNEPCDSELKICGIYMCVGEAKENLEEDEIGSQSPIIDTTVKQVSNEDKKCFCSSKAEELFIKQEVMKVGDLHFVDYRIQEDFENGYNYLIHDWNLTVFTEIPDEVSLSVYITVIE, encoded by the exons ATGGCGCAGTTTGCTTTGTGTCTCACGTTACTCGCTGCATTAT CCATTATTCACATACTCATGGAAGCTACAAGTGAAGAGATCCCAAAACTGGAAACATCAGATGATGATAACTCAAACAATATCATTCAACTCTTTAT GTATCCAAAGATCCCCAATGAACCTTGTGATTCTGAGTTAAAAATATGTGGAATATACATGTGTGTAGGTGAAGCAAAAGAGAACTTGGAGGAAGATGAGATTGGTTCACAGTCACCAATTATAG ACACTACTGTGAAGCAAGTATCTAATGAAGATAAGAAGTGCTTTTGTAGCAGTAAAGCAGAAGAGCTATTCATTAAACAAGAGGTAATGAAAGTGGGAGATCTGCATTTTGTAGATTACAG GATACAAGAAGATTTTGAAAATGGCTACAACTATTTAATACATGACTGGAACTTAACCGTATTCACAGAAATTCCAGATGAGGTAAGCCTCTCGGTGTATATAACTGTAATTGAATGA